The genome window GTGGTAGAGGGCGCATTCGGCTTGTGTGAGGGCGGGGGGAACGTGGAAACCGTGCCGGGTGAGTTCCCGGAAATAGAGGCCGAGAAACTGCGGCTGGAACGTCGAGCCGTAGCGGAACGAAGCGAGGAGCTCCGGAGGCTGATCGCCGAAGAGGCCGATCGTCCCGCGCCGCATCCCCGCCCCCGGGCGAACGCCGCAGCCGCCGAAGACGAGGATCGTTCCGGCGATCATGTGCGTCCCGACGAGCGAGCCCGCCGCGCCGCCGATCGCAATGAGGCCGCGGCGCATCGTGTGGCCGACTTCGTGCCCCGCGCTCCCGTGGACCAGCAGCGTTCCCCCCCGCATCCCTTTCGCCGAACCGCGATAGGCCCCGCCCGCAAGGTCGCCCGCGTCGCCGCGGATGTCGAGGAGTCCGCCCGCCATCTCGGCCCCGGCCCAGTCGCCGACGTTCCCCGCGACATGGATCGCGCCGCCGGTCATCTCGCTCCCGACGTGCCGGCCCGCGGAACCGGCGATCCGGATCTCGCCCGCCGACATCCGCGCCCCGATCCGGTGAACCGACGCCAGGTCCCCTTCGAACTCGATCCGCTCATCGGCGAGGTCGCCGCGGACCCGGAACAGGTCGGCCAGGGGACGCCGGTCTTTCCCGTGAAAGATCTCGAAACGCTCGATCTCGCCGGTGGTCTTGCCGCGGAGGGCGTCCGGCGTGAGACCTTCGACCTCAACGGGGAGCCGGTCGGTTCCGAGGAATGTCAGGTGAAGCGGCATCGGTCGGGGGAGAGCGGTCGTTCCGGGGTCGGGCGCGACGCGCCGGAATCGCCCCGGAAGGAGACCGAACGGTACAATCCCGTCGGCTTGGGAGGAATGGCGGGATGCGGATTGGTGGAATCATCCTGTGCGGGGGGCAGTCCCGCCGCATGGGGCGCGACAAGGCACACCTCCCCTTCGGGCGGGAGACGATGCTCGAACGCGTCGTGAGCGAAGTCGGGGTCGTGGTCGGCCCTCGGCGGATCGTCGTCGCGGCGGCTGAAGGGCAGGTCCTTCCGCCGTTGCCCCCGGAGATTCGCGTCGTCCGCGACCTGCAGGAGGACTGCGGGCCGATGTCGGGGCTGGCGGCAGGTCTCGCGGCCGTGCGGGAGGAGGCGGACGCGGTCTTCGTGGGGACGTGCGACGCGCCGCTCCTGCGGGCGGAGTTCATCTCGGGGCTGTTCGACCGGCTGGGTGGCGCGGAAGCGGTCGTCCCGGTCGAGGGGGACCGCTTCTATCCGGCGACGGCGGTCTATCGCACGTCGGTCCTGCCGATCGTGCTGGCCGACCTGGAGGCGGGGCAGTTCCGGATGCAGTGGTTCGCGCGGGACCTGCGGGCGGTGTTCATTCCGATCGAGGAACTGCGTTCGATCGATCCGGACCTGGCGAGTCTGCGGAACGTGAACTCACCGGAGGAGTACCTGGCGGCGCTCGACTGGGCCGGGCTGAAGCCGGTCGAGGGAGGCGTGTGATTGGCTCGTGGTATGGAACGAATTGAGCCACAGATAAACACAGATGGACACAGATAAGAGGTGGCGGTGGGTGCCGGGAGTGCGGCGAACGTTTGCGGCCGTCGCCAGTCGAGTCACGGCCGCAGCCGCGGACCCGCATCAGTAGTCCCGTCAGGGACGGCCGAAAATAGCCCACCACTTCAGTGGTGGGTGGGGGCACGAGTTGGGCGCGCAGTCCCGTCAGGGACGAAAGAGATTGCGGTTGCCGAGCGTCGGTTGTTCTTTCGTCCCTGATGGGACTCGATCACAAGGTCGCCCGCGTACCCCCCCCGTTGAAACGGGGGGCTATTTTCTGTCGTCCCTGACGGGACTACTTCTGCGGGCCCGCCTTTATCCGTGTTCATCTGTGGCTCCCTCCCTCCTCCCCTCTCTCTGCAACGGCAGGGGGCATGTCGAAGGGGGATCGGGCGCTGTTGCCACCGCCGCGGCTCGGCCGGAGCCTCGCCCTCCCGGTCCTGCTTCGGCCTCTCTTCTCCTCTGTGTTCTCTGTGACTCTGTGTTTCCCTCCTCTCTTTCCCGTCCCGGAATCCAGCAGCGGTTTGTCGAAATTCCGGCGAAGTTGCCGTAAAGTCGGTAAACCGGTGGAGGGCTCCCGCCGTATTGCCAACACGAATTGCCCTGAATTCATTCTCGATCGTCCCCGGCCCGGCGTAGTCAGCTCTGACTGACATTTCTGCGACCCTTTCCCCTGGCGGAATCGGAACTCATGACCACCACCCTGGAGTTGGCGCGGGACCGGGTCGACATGTTCGCCGCGCGGGTCAAGGCCCTGCGGGAGTGCTTGCACAAGGTCATCGTCGGCCAGGACCAGACGCTCGACCTGCTGCTGACCTGTGCCCTCACGGGCTCGCATGCTCTTCTGATGGGGGTGCCGGGGCTGGCCAAGACGCTGATGGTGAAGGCCCTCTCGTCCGCCTTCGACTGGAAGTTCTCCCGGATCCAGTTCACGCCCGACCTGATGCCTTCCGACATCACCGGCTACGAACTGCTGGCCCGCGAAGGCGAGAACGGTTCGACCGGCATGAAGTTCCGCCGCGGTCCGCTGTTTGCGAACCTTGTCCTGGCCGACGAGATCAACCGGGCCGCTCCGAAGACGCAGTCCGCGCTTCTCGAGGCGATGGCCGAGCGGCATGTCACGGTGGGGGGCGTGACCTATGAGTTGGAGGAGCCGTTCCTCGTCGTGGCGACGCAGAACCCGATCGAGCAGGAGGGGACGTACCCGCTCCCCGAGGCGCAGCTTGACCGGTTCATGATGGAGATCCGGATCTCGTACCCGACGCCGGCGCATGAAGAGGAGATCGTGATGAAGACGACTGGCGGCGCGCTCCCGATGCCGGAGCCGGTCTTTGATCGCGGGACGTTCATGCAGTTGCGGGACCTGGTGTGGTCGGTTCCGGTGCCGCGGAATGTCGCGGCGTATGCGGTGAAGCTGTGCGGGGCGACGCGGCCGGACGATCCGCGGGGCCATAGTTTTGCGAAGTCGTATGTGTCGTGGGGGGCGGGGCCGCGGGGGTCGCAGAACCTTGTGATGGCGGTGAAGGCGCATGCGCTGCTCAATGGCCGGACGGCGCCGACGGTCGAGGATGTGCGGCGGGTGACGTTGCCGGTGTT of Planctomyces sp. SH-PL14 contains these proteins:
- a CDS encoding formylmethanofuran dehydrogenase subunit C; translation: MPLHLTFLGTDRLPVEVEGLTPDALRGKTTGEIERFEIFHGKDRRPLADLFRVRGDLADERIEFEGDLASVHRIGARMSAGEIRIAGSAGRHVGSEMTGGAIHVAGNVGDWAGAEMAGGLLDIRGDAGDLAGGAYRGSAKGMRGGTLLVHGSAGHEVGHTMRRGLIAIGGAAGSLVGTHMIAGTILVFGGCGVRPGAGMRRGTIGLFGDQPPELLASFRYGSTFQPQFLGLYFRELTRHGFHVPPALTQAECALYHGDRLAVGKGEILLRA
- a CDS encoding molybdenum cofactor guanylyltransferase yields the protein MRIGGIILCGGQSRRMGRDKAHLPFGRETMLERVVSEVGVVVGPRRIVVAAAEGQVLPPLPPEIRVVRDLQEDCGPMSGLAAGLAAVREEADAVFVGTCDAPLLRAEFISGLFDRLGGAEAVVPVEGDRFYPATAVYRTSVLPIVLADLEAGQFRMQWFARDLRAVFIPIEELRSIDPDLASLRNVNSPEEYLAALDWAGLKPVEGGV
- a CDS encoding AAA family ATPase translates to MTTTLELARDRVDMFAARVKALRECLHKVIVGQDQTLDLLLTCALTGSHALLMGVPGLAKTLMVKALSSAFDWKFSRIQFTPDLMPSDITGYELLAREGENGSTGMKFRRGPLFANLVLADEINRAAPKTQSALLEAMAERHVTVGGVTYELEEPFLVVATQNPIEQEGTYPLPEAQLDRFMMEIRISYPTPAHEEEIVMKTTGGALPMPEPVFDRGTFMQLRDLVWSVPVPRNVAAYAVKLCGATRPDDPRGHSFAKSYVSWGAGPRGSQNLVMAVKAHALLNGRTAPTVEDVRRVTLPVLRHRVLVNHRAIGDGVTSEGVLMQLLKDIES